CCTCTTTACTGCCAGAAAGGAAAGTAATTATAATCATGAGTCGGGTGTCGCGTCTACTGTAGTTTTTAAAGCCACGATACTGGGCTTTATacatattttcattaaaaaaatatttatcttatGATTCTTATCTTACTCTTCCTTTCTTTTCATGAAATGTGGTTGCCTCTTGTTCAGGTGTTGAAGTGTCACCACTCTGTTCATATGCGGGTGAAAACCTGGAACCTATATGTCGAGGAAGAACATTTCACGCACCTTGTGAGATTACGTTCTAGTTCTACCCAGTTTGTGCGGCTTTGTGACAATTTCAATGAGGGAGTTCTCAGTCCCATACATTTCTGAAGATAAATTCATGCATGCCACTCATCATTATATCTGATTATCTGTATCTTCTCCAATCTGTTTATGATtggcttttttgtttttggtttttattttttaattttttatcacttACATGTTTTGGTGTTGCAAAGGGATGTACATGTATCATTATTTTATTGACCATTTATTTGCCCATGCAGAATCAAATATGTTATTCCATTTTCCTTCAATTTCCTAAATAAGTTCATACTTCATACCCTGTCTCATACTGCACTATCAGTAATATTTTCttgtaataaatatatttcattgtaattttattttcggttgtaatgaaaataataaacattcctattcaaattcaatttgcTTGTTAAATATTTCAATCCTGCACTCGAATCATTCAAACTCTAGAATTCGAAACCCCTTACAGGTTCGATTTCGAAGGttgtttttcaaaaatgttAAATGGGGCTTGGGTTAGGGAAGTGGGACGTTCTAACTTCTAATCCTAAGATGCGAAATAATGGGGAGTGCGGAAAGGAAAAGTTAAATTTCAACGTAGTTAATTTGAATGTAAAAACACATGGCATTAATCATTGAAGTGATGCTCTATAAAAAAGGATGTGAAAGCAAAAATTTTAGTACTTACTTTtgagtaaaataattttttagggcATTTATTTTTGGAAAGGCAATTTTTTAGAGCACTTCAATGCTTAATGTCAAACAAAGTGAGTCAATTTGTTTAGTCCGTGAGACCTAGTTTAACCGataatattgatattattaGTTGAATTCGAATTATTGTAGTTTTGTATATGAATTTCAgtatcatttattatttttctgagAAGGAAAAAAGTTAGACTAATACTGTAATAAATAACTATTGGTTACCAGGTGAATTAGACATAAAAAACGGTTTGTATCCATTCCCATAAAGGTAGATTAAGTTTGAAAATATCACGTAGTAAGTTAAAATGAAATGTTGAAAGTCCAGTCTTATTCTTGGAGTGGAGTGGCACATAATCAAATTGAAATGAACCACAGAAATTAAGCTACGCTTCACTATGATATGACACTCAAATTTTAATCAAGACAAGATCCTTACTTGTGTTGGAGATTTTTCAATGTTTATATACATGGTCAACTTTTTACAAATTCCATTTGAACGTGTTGGATATTTCTTGAACACTAAGGTacctttcttatttttctttgcttttaAAAAATCGACAAGGGGTATCAAGTGAGAGGATTTTTTAATATGAGAGATGAGAAAAATACATAATGACCATTATAGATTAAGTTAATGGTAGagattaaatttgtttttaaagtaTACTACCATTTATAATTTCTCTCTCGAAAATCTAatcattttatttcaataacatatcaactGATTTGAGGTAAGAGTTAAACGAGTTGAAGTCTAAGATTCAAAACCTTATGAACtagaaaatgttaaacagtatCGCGGTGCACTATAATTAATCGCTAACATTTGTcatttcaacaaaacaaaaaattatagtcgcacattaattttttttgttacaatagtAGTACATTAATTTGACTATAAGGCATGTCTGAtcatttttaagcatatctcttATAATACTAGGTCATATGTATGCAACTCATACGTATTTAAACACTTCTGAATACTCTTTTGTATATCACTAGAGCCAATTATATTTGAGGCGCATTAAAAACTAAATGTGAATATCTCTTTTAACCGAGATTCAAATATTAGTTTATTACATTACAAAAAGACTAATATTTTCCGCTAGATCATCTAACCCTGTTAgttattgacttattttttagtttacaaaatACTTTAcgcatataaataaatttttatgttaattcataaatttttactaataaaaactgtattttataagttgttttttataaactaccttgaaaaacttataataatacataaaaattaatttatttgtataagttgtttcgcataagctcaaaaataagtcaatccaaacgaaCCCATATTTATGCCTAAAATAACAAAGTAAATCTTTATGTCAtataagccactaggtttggtctaatggTGAGGAGTTTGGATATTACATTATAGATCTTGGGTTCGATCCCAACTCAttatacaccaaaaaaaaatctttatgtCATATATTGTAAAATTCATAATAGTATagtggagtttttttttgtgaatcaaTTTGTATTTTTTGGTGAATAACATATGTGGATATAATACAAGGAAAAACCGAAAAAAACTACAAAGACATGAATCTAGGACCGATGTGAAACGAATCAAACGTTAAGAGAAAGCCACGTAGGCCTTCCTTTAGCCACACCCAATCCTTCATAAATCCACTTGTTGCTAACTTCAACTCTTCTTCATTCATCATCACCTTCCTCctctccaccaccaccaacacatTCTCTCCTTTATGGTTTGTgcttttctcttctcttctatCTTACTGTTATGTTAATTAATTtccctatattttattttctcaattccttcattattttttagtaattatatattttcattagaattattattattgctgcTTGCTTGTAgtactttttatttattctataatAATGTTAAGTTTCCtaacttttataattaattttatgagTTGGTTTTTGTGATAAGAAACTAGAATTGTACTACCTCTggttatttttataagagacaactAAGTTgacaaaaattaatgtatttggttcataataaggactaaatacatcaagttttgtTGACGACCAGGTTGTCTCTTATAATGTATTTGTTTATTCAATGATGTTTTGTTCTTGATAAACATTGAACTAGTTAGTGTTTACTTTACAATATAGTAATTGAGACTAAGACCTGATTCATATTTTGGTTTTGTATGCTGTTGTGTTGGTTGGTTTCAGATGGCAGCATCATCAGCATGTCTTGTTGGAAATGCATTATCCACACATAGTAATAGAATTAGTCTTGGTAAGGATTTGAATGGAAGATATATCTTTTCATCATGGAGATTTTCATCCTTGAACAATAAGGCATCAAAACCATTTTCTATAAAAGCTTCTTTAGATCAAACTCAACAGGAAGGTAGAAGAGGGATTCTGAAATTGTTGCTTGGAAATGTTGGAGTTGGTTTACCTGCATTATTGGGAAATGGAAAAGCTTATGCTGCTGATGAACAAGGGGTTTCATCGTCGAGAATGTCTTATTCGAGGTTTCTAGAGTATTTGGATAAGGATAGAGTTACTAAAGTTGATGTGTATGAGAATGGAACTATAGCTATTGTTGAGGCTGTTTCTCCTGAATTAGGAAACAGGTTGCAGCGTGTTCGAGTTCAACTTCCTGGACTTAGCCAAGAGCTTCTTCAGAAGTTAAGGGAAAAGAACATTGACTTTGCAGCTCATAATGCTCAAGAAGATTCCGGTTCGTTTTTGTTTAACTTGATTGGGAATCTTGCTTTCCCTCTTGCTGTCATTGGTGTATTGTTCCTTCTCTCGAGGAGATCTGGTGGGATGGGAGGTCCCGGCGGACCTGGATTTCCACTTGCTTTTGGTCAATCTAAAGCCAAGTTTCAAATGGAACCAAACACTGGAGTGACATTTGATGATGTTGCTGGGGTGGATGAAGCCAAGCAGGATTTTATGGAGGTGGTTGAATTTCTCAAGAAGCCTGAGAGATTCACTTCCGTTGGTGCTCGCATACCGAAAGGAGTTCTTCTTGTTGGTCCTCCAGGAACTGGAAAGACATTGTTAGCCAAGGCTATTGCCGGTGAAGCCGGTGTTCCATTTTTCTCTATATCAGGTTCTGAGTTTGTTGAGATGTTTGTTGGTATTGGTGCTTCTCGTGTCCGTGATTTGTTCAAGAAGGCTAAAGAGAATGCTCCTTGCATTGTctttgttgatgaaattgaTGCTGTTGGAAGACAAAGAGGGACAGGAATCGGTGGAGGGAATGACGAAAGAGAACAGACCCTCAACCAACTTTTGACAGAAATGGATGGATTTGAGGGTAATACCGGTGTCATTGTTGTTGCAGCAACTAACAGAGCCGACATTCTTGATTCTGCATTATTGAGGCCAGGCCGATTCGATAGACAGGTATGATTATATTACGAAAAACCTTTATCCGTTTATTAATGATTAAATTACTAAAGGACCGAAATCCTAAAGGTATGAACATAATGCTTTTGCAGGTATCGGTTGATGTTCCAGATGTAAGAGGAAGGACTGAAATCCTAAAGGTTCATGCCAACAATAAAAAGTTTGATTCGGATGTTTCTCTTGAAATAGTTGCAATGAGAACACCTGGTTTTAGCGGAGCTGATCTTGCAAATCTGTTGAATGAAGCTGCTATATTAGCTGGTCGGAGAGGAAAGTCAGGCATTTCATCTAAAGAGATTGATGATTCTATTGATAGGATTGTCGCTGGAATGGAAGGAACATTAATGACTGATGGGAAGAGCAAAAGTTTAGTGGCATATCATGAAGTCGGGCATGCCATTTGCGGGTAAAAAATTAGCTATCGTTTTGTCTTTCAAGTAAATGTTTTGTAACATTGCAATGAAATCACGGTTTTGTTGTCTAAATGACTATGTTACGGATCAGGATCCTCTAAAACGAGCAATGTCCATTGTTGATAAACAAATCCATGGTTGATATTATATGCACATGCATAACAAATCATGGGTGGTTAAAATATCAACCCTTGATTTTCTCACTTTATTGTGTTACGTAACACTTATATGTTGTTCTAGTGAAAATATTCCCGTAAAGTTGTTTTGAAACATCTATTTCTACTTGGTTGCAGAACTTTGACTCCTGGCCATGATGCTGTACAAAAGGTAACATTGATTCCTCGAGGTCAAGCTCGGGGTCTTACATGGTTCATTCCTTCAGATGATCCAACTCTGATCTCAAAACAACAACTCTTTGCAAGAATTGTTGGAGGGTTAGGTGGTAGGGCTGCAGAAGAAATTATTTTCGGTGAGCCTGAGGTTACAACTGGCGCAGGTGGCGATTTGCAGCAAATCACCGGTATAGCAAGACAGGTAATAATTGTTCATAGAATTCTACATCACAATCTGATTtcattttggtaaaaaaaattcggCACAATCTGAGTTGTGTTGTTAGACTTTGAAGGATCCATATTCCttacaaaaatatgttttgattttcctTGCTTATCTTCTTATGCTGTTTGGATAATTGTTAATGATACTCTTGCAGATGGTAGTCACATTTGGAATGTCTGATATTGGTCCTTGGTCACTTATGGACTCATCAGCGCAAAGTGGCGATGTTATCATGAGAATGATGGCAAGGAACTCAATGTCAGAAAAGCTTGCTGAAGACATTGATACTGCCGTCAAGAGATTATCAGATGAAGCATATGAAATTGCTTTGGAACAAATAAGGAACAACCGTGAAGCAATTGATAAGATAGTCGAAGTCCTTCTGGAGAAGGAGACGTTGAGTGGAGATGAATTCCGTGCTTTACTATCAGAATTTACTGAAATTCCAGTTGAAAATCGGGTTCCTCCTGCAACTCCATTACCTGTACCTGTTTGAATGGCCTGTATGTAGTTTCTTTTATATGTATTTATTATCTCAGAATACGAAGTTACGCACTACATCATGCTTCAAATTTGTGAATGACAGACATGCTTCTAGCTTACATTTTAATTGTTATAGTGTTGATATTGACAACATACAATATATACAAATAGTAAATATTTGAGTGCAGAAATCCATAGTTTGTTTCAACATATTATTCTGTATAACTTTTGTGAGTTACAACTATCAAGCCAGTATTAGTAACTTGTAAATAGGACTATAGGAGTACGAATAGGTTATACCGCTGACAGGGCTAGCAGGTTATACCAGATATTAAAAAATGTTAGATCAAACCTACAAAAAACGTGAAAGGTAACATGTGGAACTTAGGCTTTTTCTTGGCCAGGTTTATTTAAGCAAAGTTTTACTCGACATAGCCTATTCCCATCTCTACCAGTCAACATCTAATATATTTCTCTAAgcaatatcatatatatatatatatatatatatatatactgttTAGTGATTTACACTTAGTCACTCTTCAATTAATCTTTGAATTCTTATAATTTATTGTAATCTCCTCATGTGCTCATAAACTGCTGGAAACAAGTGCTCCAATTTGGTGCTAAATTTTGTACATCCAGTGAAATTGCACTAGGTAGGTCAATACAGCAAAAGTTGAAGCTGGGatattcttgtttttttttcatccaaaACTCAACAACTAGTTATCTTTACTAAAACATTAGAAATTGTCAAGATAGAACGTAGGGCGCGAGTCAGGAATATTATGACTGATACTCAGGCGACAGTAGCCGAATTGTGGTTAACAATTTAAGGCTTAGATACacacctcttttttttttttataagcaatgttaattgttagtattacaatgttatgttagttttttctcctttgtcaGGACTTGGACCCTGGACCTCCTGCTCcttaactcttagctcaactagcttaaccagttgagctacccatcccaccccAGATACACAGCTCTTGAAACTTTTATCATCTTGAATGTGTTGGATTTAACAGATTTCCTTGCAAATCTATACTTGAGGGGAATGCTAGTTTTAATCATTGAGAAAAATCTAGTGACATGAATGTAGGGATGTCATAGGGTGGGAAATGAGCGGGAAATACTTTACAGCTTGCCCTGCAGTTGTGCCTTGACCAACTCCAGGTCCAATAGAAGCAGCCCGACGGCCAACAAGTGGATGTCGGACCTATGAACAGGGATACTCCCCAAACTCACaaagaaaaaaggaagaaacttggggaaaaaaaaagaaacaaaatgacTTAGACAAATCTTTTTTGCGGATAATCTCAGACCAATCAATCGAATATGCATTCATATGGAATCGGTTGAACACTacttgttacaatttatatgccGTATATTGAGAAATGGGAAAGGGTCTAGTTAATCTTTGAATCAACCAATGGTATGTTCATTGGTGTGTGTTTAATAAAGTGTGGAAAGTAAACCAAAACATTGaacttaagtggttaatgagtttcttCTAAGATGAATCGTTCGAGAGAATCCGAGttcaatttataataaaaatagttttagTCAGAACCAAATGTTAATAAAAGTGCGAAGAATTATGGAAGACAGaagaagtataaaaaaaaaaaggaactaatcattaaaaatttcattttaattgaAAGTTACGTCATGAATAGCACTAATACATTGAACATTACtatatgtttgtttgtttgaactAGACACTAGTACATATTTAAGCCAAACAATAGATGCGTCAGAAATGAAAGCTAATAAGTCAAAGGGGGCATGCACCACATGGTCGGAAGCCAATCCATTTACTGTAAGAAAACTTAAATCAAAATACTACCAATCAGGTTTGTTGGCATATATACTCTTAAAAAAGTTGTTTGGCATAAATTTTTCAAGAATTGATTTAATGATGATTTATATGACATGCAAGGAAGACGTTATATATTTTGAtagatgaaaaatattagtattaAAGTTTGGAACATTTGTGCCATATCGAGGTTCAAACTCCGGTCTCTTACTTTGTCTGTCTGAGTTTTCAATAATTTGCAATTTTCTCTATGtactaaagaaaaaatttagaatatttgCTGACTGTCCTTACAAACTAACACGGGTTTTATGTGTTTTGTCTTCACTTGCATATTTTGCGAGAACTTTTCATAATGTCACTCATCTAAAGTGTTTCGAGTAAAACATGTTTAACCGTAAAGTTCTCTTGAAATGTGCTATCaaaaagaagatgcatcttgttgATACATCATTTTCCAATGCACATgatttgataaataatttacTCCCtacgatcctatatataagagaaagtttacattttagattcatacattagattcttaattaatctaaaataaaaattttctcttatatataggatcggaaaaaatatttattttttatttataatgaaaCTAATGATCAAATCCGGAATTTCTAACGTACTATTCAAATCCCTCACAATTAAACCAAATCTAACTAAGCTGATAAATACATTTTCGAACCAATGATTTggtaaataattaaatatttgaacaTTGACATCAGTAGGTGGCTAGGCGCCATAATAAATACAGTATGTATCTTAGATTCGGTATATACTTTCGTTGCCATTAAAAATTACGTAAATGTTTAGCACGTGTATACTCCGAAtcattcttttctttattttatttttatgtatgttTTAACCTTTTGTAAAGAATTGTCAATTTAAAATACTAATCTTAGGTTATAGtttagggtcttgctaacgagtgtctccggggcactctttaaacatttcatttaaaaaaaaaatttattcaaaaagttaaacactacaattttcaatgcgttgactttacgcattttgataaaaattctataaaaagcttactatttaagggcttaaagagtgcccgggggcactatttagcatttgcctatagtttattatataaacttataagtttgtttcaaaaaattagaggtgtttggtaacaagcttttttactagcttatagctttttttcagatgctatttcaagta
This portion of the Trifolium pratense cultivar HEN17-A07 linkage group LG3, ARS_RC_1.1, whole genome shotgun sequence genome encodes:
- the LOC123918753 gene encoding ATP-dependent zinc metalloprotease FTSH 2, chloroplastic, with product MMAASSACLVGNALSTHSNRISLGKDLNGRYIFSSWRFSSLNNKASKPFSIKASLDQTQQEGRRGILKLLLGNVGVGLPALLGNGKAYAADEQGVSSSRMSYSRFLEYLDKDRVTKVDVYENGTIAIVEAVSPELGNRLQRVRVQLPGLSQELLQKLREKNIDFAAHNAQEDSGSFLFNLIGNLAFPLAVIGVLFLLSRRSGGMGGPGGPGFPLAFGQSKAKFQMEPNTGVTFDDVAGVDEAKQDFMEVVEFLKKPERFTSVGARIPKGVLLVGPPGTGKTLLAKAIAGEAGVPFFSISGSEFVEMFVGIGASRVRDLFKKAKENAPCIVFVDEIDAVGRQRGTGIGGGNDEREQTLNQLLTEMDGFEGNTGVIVVAATNRADILDSALLRPGRFDRQVSVDVPDVRGRTEILKVHANNKKFDSDVSLEIVAMRTPGFSGADLANLLNEAAILAGRRGKSGISSKEIDDSIDRIVAGMEGTLMTDGKSKSLVAYHEVGHAICGTLTPGHDAVQKVTLIPRGQARGLTWFIPSDDPTLISKQQLFARIVGGLGGRAAEEIIFGEPEVTTGAGGDLQQITGIARQMVVTFGMSDIGPWSLMDSSAQSGDVIMRMMARNSMSEKLAEDIDTAVKRLSDEAYEIALEQIRNNREAIDKIVEVLLEKETLSGDEFRALLSEFTEIPVENRVPPATPLPVPV